The following are encoded in a window of Solidesulfovibrio magneticus RS-1 genomic DNA:
- a CDS encoding glycosyltransferase family 39 protein — translation MQAPSVTPAAASAEPSRRMFWILLAAILALAAGLRLWQLDTPQLWEDDYLNLSRAALPADAIIAVQQRLGPADTIYDFQPPLHYLLLRAALAVQDSVLAARLPSLAAGLASILGLALLGAACAGRRAGLVVALLCTGSLFHVDISRAIKLYATFFCCSVFSMLLLTKAISAPRRRPLLLAGYAAVTAAMLWTGYQGLPILAAQGLWVIALFVGRKAPFDDPDRLSRLAAVALAMAVATAAWLPIAQGPFILQSFLANPGASLTPGLTFGFIADTLGGFFHSSYAASPVTVAGVLILAALGLLTCRNATTLLLILCAAVPAATLLTSRSDLRGIINWRHLIAALPAVTILAGAGASRLGGLFARPLPSRLAPAGALVVAGALAGLVLAGPLSQLGEYARRTLTNDRDFFRSVSRAPGPEAALTFTGWQRNARAFAARWHLGDAMAGPGDFDRPGYRRVLVADQIFAPGQRLRAAPEGALLASWSAAGLQSRLALAGFPSRAPLLLVPDTSGAAGYADDFRDHKAYRDAFSLQNMVADAEVSLLRPVRSSQPAAATWRFDLPPGSPAPKVTAVVEAALYKRHPSLPADSRLVIEASADGATFTPLATLGHDDFLLPDGTPRLEKRRFYEEVPFYQGVVRTARTEVDLTPYLATGSVRLRVRYLPGTSEGLLALAGVTVTGTGLAPVPDGGLAFYAANLARNCASPAYAPNVTFLGPRAMVFAAPDQAGLAETLPGGAVVNAPEALAAFSAANPDTPPAYVLPDAAGKPAVVVADPALGPGRGGAPLSDASPATGLELAGDAPLTVKTLTLDGRINAPVLTVGDARVPVPIAAPDGTVARLTPGGQGLLSFSPDFDPPDFTDRPTAHSLNMEASDSYPGYAGGVRCRAGTDCWFEYVFVSAFPVTELRVMAYPRLYGDAGTKRQCTVSYAADGGPLTTILSAEAEHDEQWNRMFDRRFARVRLPKPANQVTVRFTLVAEPSAEFWSPTRPIDRMTIEAVLDARNLPSVAVPPGRSELSLSGGPGNDFRVWFSDRTPGKERVWPGD, via the coding sequence ATGCAAGCGCCATCCGTCACCCCTGCCGCTGCCAGCGCCGAACCGTCCAGGCGCATGTTCTGGATACTGCTTGCCGCCATCCTGGCCCTGGCCGCCGGGCTGCGGCTGTGGCAGCTCGACACGCCCCAACTATGGGAAGACGACTACCTGAACTTAAGCCGGGCCGCCCTGCCGGCTGACGCCATTATCGCCGTCCAGCAAAGACTCGGGCCGGCCGACACCATCTACGACTTCCAGCCGCCGCTGCACTACCTGCTCTTGCGCGCCGCCCTGGCCGTCCAGGACAGCGTGCTGGCCGCCCGTCTCCCCTCCCTGGCCGCCGGGCTGGCCTCCATCCTGGGGCTGGCCCTTTTGGGCGCGGCCTGCGCCGGCCGCCGGGCCGGCCTTGTGGTTGCGCTGTTGTGCACCGGGTCGCTTTTTCATGTGGACATCTCCCGGGCCATCAAGCTCTATGCGACGTTTTTCTGTTGTTCCGTCTTTTCCATGCTGCTGCTGACCAAGGCGATTTCGGCACCGCGCCGCCGGCCTCTGCTCCTGGCCGGCTATGCGGCCGTGACGGCGGCCATGCTCTGGACCGGCTACCAGGGACTGCCCATCCTGGCCGCCCAAGGACTCTGGGTCATAGCCCTCTTTGTGGGCCGCAAGGCTCCCTTCGACGACCCGGACCGGCTGTCCCGGCTGGCGGCCGTGGCCCTGGCCATGGCCGTAGCCACGGCCGCCTGGCTGCCCATCGCCCAAGGCCCCTTTATCCTCCAAAGCTTTCTGGCCAACCCCGGGGCTTCGCTGACCCCCGGCCTCACCTTCGGCTTTATCGCCGACACCCTTGGAGGTTTTTTCCACAGCAGCTATGCCGCCTCGCCCGTCACCGTGGCCGGCGTCCTCATCCTGGCCGCCCTGGGCCTTCTCACCTGCCGCAACGCCACGACTTTGCTGCTTATCCTTTGCGCCGCCGTCCCGGCCGCAACCCTTCTCACGAGCCGGTCCGACCTGCGCGGCATCATCAACTGGCGACATCTTATCGCCGCCCTGCCGGCTGTGACCATTCTGGCCGGGGCCGGGGCCTCGCGTCTGGGCGGGCTTTTCGCCCGCCCCCTGCCTTCCCGGCTGGCCCCGGCCGGAGCGCTGGTCGTGGCCGGGGCGCTGGCCGGCCTGGTCCTGGCCGGCCCGCTGTCGCAGCTTGGCGAATACGCCCGCCGCACCTTGACCAACGACCGGGACTTTTTCCGCTCCGTCAGCCGCGCCCCCGGCCCCGAAGCCGCCCTGACCTTCACCGGCTGGCAGCGAAACGCTCGGGCTTTCGCCGCCCGCTGGCACCTCGGCGACGCTATGGCCGGCCCCGGCGACTTCGACCGCCCGGGTTACCGCCGCGTACTGGTCGCCGACCAGATTTTCGCCCCCGGCCAACGCCTGCGGGCCGCGCCCGAAGGGGCGCTTTTGGCCTCCTGGAGCGCCGCCGGTCTGCAATCGCGCCTGGCCTTGGCCGGTTTTCCCAGCCGCGCCCCGCTGCTGCTTGTTCCCGACACCTCGGGCGCGGCTGGCTATGCCGACGATTTCCGCGACCACAAGGCCTACCGCGACGCGTTTTCCCTGCAAAACATGGTCGCCGACGCCGAGGTGAGCCTGCTTCGCCCCGTGCGCTCCAGCCAGCCGGCCGCCGCCACATGGCGCTTCGATCTGCCCCCGGGTTCCCCGGCCCCCAAGGTCACGGCCGTGGTCGAGGCCGCTCTCTACAAACGCCACCCGAGCCTGCCGGCCGACTCGCGACTGGTTATCGAGGCCAGCGCCGACGGCGCGACATTTACGCCGCTGGCAACCCTTGGCCACGACGATTTCCTGCTGCCCGACGGCACGCCGCGCCTGGAGAAACGGCGATTTTACGAGGAAGTGCCCTTCTATCAAGGTGTTGTGCGCACGGCCCGGACCGAGGTCGATCTGACGCCCTACCTCGCGACCGGCTCGGTCCGGCTGCGGGTGCGCTATCTCCCGGGAACCAGCGAGGGCCTGCTCGCCCTGGCCGGCGTCACGGTCACGGGCACGGGGCTGGCCCCGGTCCCGGACGGCGGCCTGGCCTTCTACGCCGCCAATCTGGCCCGCAACTGCGCCTCGCCGGCCTATGCCCCCAACGTGACCTTCCTTGGCCCCCGGGCCATGGTCTTCGCCGCCCCGGACCAGGCCGGGCTGGCCGAAACCTTGCCCGGCGGCGCGGTGGTCAATGCGCCCGAGGCCCTGGCCGCCTTTAGCGCCGCCAACCCGGACACGCCCCCGGCCTACGTCCTGCCCGACGCCGCCGGGAAACCGGCCGTGGTGGTGGCCGACCCGGCCCTGGGGCCGGGCCGCGGCGGCGCGCCCCTGTCCGACGCGTCGCCGGCAACCGGGCTGGAGCTTGCCGGCGACGCGCCCCTGACGGTCAAGACCCTGACCCTGGACGGCCGCATCAACGCCCCGGTCCTGACCGTTGGCGACGCGCGTGTTCCCGTGCCCATCGCCGCCCCGGACGGGACCGTGGCGCGCCTGACCCCCGGCGGCCAGGGGCTTTTGTCCTTCAGCCCGGATTTCGATCCGCCGGATTTCACCGACCGCCCCACCGCTCATTCCCTGAACATGGAAGCGTCGGATTCCTACCCGGGCTATGCCGGCGGCGTGCGCTGCCGGGCTGGCACGGACTGCTGGTTCGAATACGTGTTCGTGTCGGCCTTTCCCGTCACCGAACTGCGCGTCATGGCGTATCCGCGCCTGTACGGCGACGCCGGGACCAAACGGCAATGCACGGTCAGTTACGCGGCCGACGGCGGCCCGCTGACGACCATCCTTTCAGCCGAGGCCGAACACGACGAGCAATGGAACCGGATGTTCGACCGCCGCTTCGCCCGGGTGCGCCTGCCCAAGCCGGCCAACCAGGTCACCGTCCGCTTTACGCTGGTGGCCGAACCCTCGGCCGAGTTCTGGTCGCCCACACGCCCCATCGATCGCATGACCATCGAGGCCGTCCTGGACGCCAGAAACCTGCCGTCCGTGGCCGTGCCGCCGGGCCGCAGCGAACTGTCCCTTTCCGGCGGGCCGGGCAACGACTTCCGGGTCTGGTTTTCCGACCGCACGCCGGGGAAAGAGCGGGTCTGGCCTGGGGATTAG
- the ribB gene encoding 3,4-dihydroxy-2-butanone-4-phosphate synthase has protein sequence MNQPFSNVDAAIARTRAAIEAMRQGRGILVVDDLDRENEGDLIFAADTLTVPQMAMLIRECSGIVCLCLTEEKARQLDLPPMVAVNTCKNGTAFTVTIEAAKGVTTGVSAADRVTTVKTAAAADAKPCDLARPGHVFPLVARPGGVLTRRGHTEATVDMCRLAGHGPCGVLCELTNPDGTMAKGDEIAAFAATHDFPLVSVADIVAFRQATGDY, from the coding sequence ATGAATCAGCCGTTTTCCAATGTCGATGCCGCCATCGCCCGCACCCGGGCCGCCATCGAAGCCATGCGCCAGGGCCGGGGCATCCTGGTGGTGGACGATCTGGACCGCGAAAACGAGGGTGACCTCATTTTCGCCGCCGACACCCTCACCGTACCGCAGATGGCCATGCTCATCCGCGAATGCAGCGGCATCGTCTGCCTGTGCCTGACCGAGGAAAAGGCGCGTCAGCTCGATTTGCCGCCCATGGTCGCGGTCAACACCTGCAAAAACGGCACGGCCTTTACCGTCACCATCGAGGCGGCCAAGGGCGTGACCACCGGCGTTTCCGCCGCCGACCGGGTGACGACGGTCAAGACCGCCGCCGCCGCAGACGCCAAGCCCTGCGATCTGGCCCGGCCCGGCCACGTGTTTCCGCTTGTTGCCCGCCCGGGCGGGGTGCTCACCCGTCGCGGCCACACCGAGGCCACGGTGGACATGTGCCGGCTGGCCGGCCACGGCCCGTGCGGAGTGCTGTGCGAGCTGACCAACCCTGACGGCACCATGGCCAAGGGCGACGAGATCGCGGCCTTTGCCGCGACCCATGATTTCCCGCTGGTCAGCGTCGCCGACATCGTGGCTTTCCGCCAGGCCACGGGCGACTATTAG